A genomic stretch from Aedes albopictus strain Foshan chromosome 2, AalbF5, whole genome shotgun sequence includes:
- the LOC109414302 gene encoding uncharacterized protein LOC109414302, with translation MNIAAAEAIAASATTTVVDTLTVIPPADWPELRDLYVANWPHNLVAYHTVDNFIQWHRRDPSIRNLTFYSLNGDWRKDGTYVIVDRYQLFLYTLAGAAAGSDVLQRALHLLDWSQGFKVSSFLARHRNAVIDVIDAKGLRKEYDSCTYLYYMAREESARLTVELPEGFRLGELTAADAAKADAVWPNRHTGSLFFLQRLAAWNPNVGLYNASGELVAWCFRLQAGPLGALQVDEKHLKKGYGSIVTAAMAKKLAILNQDCFALVNNSNIPSKRMFEKLGFRHTDFAYWLRTYPTVPFQWSDD, from the exons ATGAACATCGCCGCCGCCGAGGCCATCGCCGCCTCCGCCACTACGACCGTCGTCGATACGTTAACGGTGATACCACCCGCGGATTGGCCCGAGCTACGCGACCTATATGTGGCCAACTGGCCCCACAATCTGGTCGCTTATCACACGGTCGACAACTTCATCCAGTGGCATCGGAGGGATCCCAGCATCCGGAATCTGACGTTCTACAGCCTGAACGGCGATTGGCGCAAGGACGGCACTTACGTGATAGTG GATCGCTATCAGCTGTTTCTCTACACGCTTGCGGGCGCCGCCGCCGGCAGTGATGTGCTGCAGCGGGCACTGCACCTGCTCGATTGGAGCCAAGGGTTCAAAGTGAGCTCATTCCTGGCGCGACACCGAAACGCAGTGATAGACGTAATCGATGCCAAGGGCCTTCGCAAGGAGTATGACAGCTGTACCTATCTGTACTACATGGCCCGGGAGGAGTCGGCCAGGCTGACGGTCGAGCTTCCCGAGGGATTCCGGCTGGGCGAGTTGACGGCCGCCGATGCAGCCAAGGCCGATGCGGTGTGGCCCAATCGGCACACGGGGTCGTTGTTCTTTCTGCAGAGGCTTGCCGCGTGGAACCCCAACGTGGGGCTGTACAATGCCAGCGGAGAACTGGTTGCATGGTGCTTTAG GCTTCAAGCTGGACCCCTTGGCGCCCTCCAAGTCGACGAAAAACATCTGAAGAAAGGCTACGGCTCGATAGTGACGGCGGCGATGGCCAAGAAACTAGCCATCCTCAATCAGGACTGCTTCGCACTGGTCAACAACAGTAACATTCCCTCCAAACGTATGTTCGAGAAGTTGGGCTTCAGACACACGGACTTCGCGTACTGGCTGCGAACCTACCCGACGGTCCCTTTCCAGTGGAGCGACGATTAG
- the LOC115258709 gene encoding uncharacterized protein LOC115258709 — translation MAKSIIVSAIVAVALLGAIHATDLILGNILPGDRVLHSQGYAAAGVANQVVSRIVNHVGTYNVTAIRAYDRSLNRTGAAHVYSGGLGYRNVSVWLQGRQMGSGYDFLVEIYGR, via the coding sequence atggcaaaatccatcaTCGTTTCGGCCATCGTGGCGGTTGCCCTGCTCGGAGCGATCCACGCAACGGATTTGATTTTGGGAAACATTCTTCCCGGTGATCGGGTGCTGCATTCCCAGGGCTACGCTGCCGCCGGAGTGGCCAACCAGGTGGTTAGTCGAATCGTAAATCACGTCGGAACGTACAACGTCACCGCAATCCGCGCCTATGACCGATCGTTGAACCGAACCGGAGCAGCACACGTGTACTCAGGTGGCCTTGGATACCGGAACGTGTCTGTGTGGCTGCAGGGGCGCCAGATGGGCTCAGGCTATGATTTTCTAGTGGAAATCTATGGTCGGTAA
- the LOC134285933 gene encoding exonuclease 3'-5' domain-containing protein 2-like — MTLTDREKMIAITSIMMAVGRVPYDDWAAAGSLPGIPEAGDHMQVGQARQEASGGPDSVGFTHRSVCYVMLIRLCEMQRISLELGDLLNDPAIVKVDVDSLKDNRFLKSDYNQKAESTLDLWHLVDRCGESSPYEMAKLAEKKLGVKLDKYWRIRISNWENTQLSKRQIRCAASDAHMTVEMFRTFAKKAVPRSIFASQKPGSQRPSAAGMFLQPEVPRQIRGK; from the exons ATGACTCTAACGGACCGAGAGAAAATGATCGCAATTACTTCAATTATGATGGCCGTCGGACGAGTGCCATATGATGATTGGGCTGCTGCGGGATCATTGCCGGGAATTCCGGAGGCTGGGGATCATATGCAAGTGGGTCAAGCAAGGCAAGAGGCGTCCGGTGGCCCTGATTCAGTTGGCTTCACACATAGGTCTGTGTGCTATGTTATGCTGATTCGGCTATGCGAAATGCAGAGGATCTCATTGGAGCTGGGGGACCTTCTGAATGACCCGGCCATAGTCAAGGTTGACGTTGACTCACTGAAAGATAATAGATTTCTGAAGAGCGACTACAACCAGAAGGCGGAGAGCACGCTGGATCTGTGGCACCTGGTCGATCGATGCGGAGAGTCGAGTCCCTACGAAATGGCAAAACTGGCCGAGAAAAAGCTTGGCGTCAAACTAGACAAATACTGGCGTATCAGGATTTCAAACTGGGAAAATACACAGCTCTCGAAACGCCAGATTAGATGCGCAGCCAGCGATGCCCATATGACGGTGGAGATGTTTCGGACGTTTGCCAAAAAGGCTGTTCCGCG ATCAATATTTGCCAGCCAAAAACCTGGCTCACAACGACCATCGGCAGCTGGAATgtttcttcaaccagaggttccgCGACAGATTCGTGGCAAGTGA